In the genome of Erinaceus europaeus chromosome 8, mEriEur2.1, whole genome shotgun sequence, one region contains:
- the RBM48 gene encoding RNA-binding protein 48 isoform X2, giving the protein MASSGREIGSILSHHVQKSACDTRAKYREGRRPRAVKVYTINLESRYLLIQGVPAVGAMKELVERFALYGAIEQYNPLDEYPAEDFTEVYLIKFVNLQSARTAKRKMDEQSFFGGLLHVCYAPEFETVEETRKKLQERKTYITRTTKNKDHYMTKEKLITKYNKDFTQDLHLETSGFCAATSDTPGNSCPSLPYSCELPLCYFSSKYMCSSGVHLNDVSQSSQDGRNPYETVEHCNHNDFLEKEQVKTLKNSAVSPHSQKSTTPSEAVGRFMPRTTQLQERKRRREDDLKLGIFLKTSTSSSEVMIGPQLPDIPKVDMQDDSLNTTANLIRNKLKQVISSVSESPEHKPEVHTSRPLKQRRRI; this is encoded by the exons ATGGCGTCGAGTGGTAGGGAGATCGGCAGCATACTGAGCCACCACGTCCAAAAGTCTGCATGCGACACTCGAGCCAAGTACCGAGAGGGGCGACGACCTCGTGCTGTTAAG GTATATACAATTAATTTGGAATCTCGGTACTTATTAATTCAAGGAGTTCCTGCAGTAGGAGCAATGAAGGAACTAGTTGAGCGATTTGCTCTCTATGGTGCAATTGAGCAGTATAATCCTCTTGATGAATATCCAGCAGAAGATTTTACAGAAGTTTATCTTATTAAATTTGTGAATTTACAAAGTGCAAG GACAGCCAAGCGAAAAATGGATGAACAGAGTTTCTTTGGTGGATTGCTTCATGTATGCTATGCCCCAGAATTTGAGACAGTAGAAGAAACTAGGAAAAAATTACAAGAGAGGAAGACTTATATAACAAGAACTACTAAAAATAAAG ATCATTACATGACAAAGGAGAAACTGATTACAAAATATAACAAAGATTTTACGCAGGATTTACATTTGGAAACATCTGGATTTTGTGCTGCCACTTCAGACACCCCTGGGAACtcatgtccttcacttccttattcTTGTGAATTGCCTTTATGTTACTTCTCTTCAAAATATATGTGTTCATCAGGAGTGCATCTGAATGATGTGTCACAGTCTTCCCAGGATGGTAGAAACCCTTATGAAACAGTGGAACATTGTAACCACAATGACTTCTTGGAGAAAGAACaggtgaaaacattaaaaaattcagCGGTCAGTCCTCATTCTCAGAAGAGTACTACTCCTTCAGAAGCAGTTGGCAGATTTATGCCGAGGACAACACAACTGCAGGAgcggaaaagaagaagagaagatgaTCTTAAACTAGGAATTTTTCTCAAAACAAGTACCAGTAGTAGTGAGGTTATGATTGGGCCCCAGTTACCAGACATACCGAAAGTGGATATGCAAGATGACTCATTGAATACAACTGCAAATTTAATTCGGAATAAACTTAAACAg gtAATTTCATCAGTGTCAGAGTCTCCAGAGCACAAGCCAGAAGTGCATACAAGTCGTCCAttaaaacaaagaagaagaatataG
- the RBM48 gene encoding RNA-binding protein 48 isoform X1, protein MASSGREIGSILSHHVQKSACDTRAKYREGRRPRAVKVYTINLESRYLLIQGVPAVGAMKELVERFALYGAIEQYNPLDEYPAEDFTEVYLIKFVNLQSARTAKRKMDEQSFFGGLLHVCYAPEFETVEETRKKLQERKTYITRTTKNKDHYMTKEKLITKYNKDFTQDLHLETSGFCAATSDTPGNSCPSLPYSCELPLCYFSSKYMCSSGVHLNDVSQSSQDGRNPYETVEHCNHNDFLEKEQVKTLKNSAVSPHSQKSTTPSEAVGRFMPRTTQLQERKRRREDDLKLGIFLKTSTSSSEVMIGPQLPDIPKVDMQDDSLNTTANLIRNKLKQVGSRGLNRDPYAGLCMSRHVHLTCCTTAQPPVISSVSESPEHKPEVHTSRPLKQRRRI, encoded by the exons ATGGCGTCGAGTGGTAGGGAGATCGGCAGCATACTGAGCCACCACGTCCAAAAGTCTGCATGCGACACTCGAGCCAAGTACCGAGAGGGGCGACGACCTCGTGCTGTTAAG GTATATACAATTAATTTGGAATCTCGGTACTTATTAATTCAAGGAGTTCCTGCAGTAGGAGCAATGAAGGAACTAGTTGAGCGATTTGCTCTCTATGGTGCAATTGAGCAGTATAATCCTCTTGATGAATATCCAGCAGAAGATTTTACAGAAGTTTATCTTATTAAATTTGTGAATTTACAAAGTGCAAG GACAGCCAAGCGAAAAATGGATGAACAGAGTTTCTTTGGTGGATTGCTTCATGTATGCTATGCCCCAGAATTTGAGACAGTAGAAGAAACTAGGAAAAAATTACAAGAGAGGAAGACTTATATAACAAGAACTACTAAAAATAAAG ATCATTACATGACAAAGGAGAAACTGATTACAAAATATAACAAAGATTTTACGCAGGATTTACATTTGGAAACATCTGGATTTTGTGCTGCCACTTCAGACACCCCTGGGAACtcatgtccttcacttccttattcTTGTGAATTGCCTTTATGTTACTTCTCTTCAAAATATATGTGTTCATCAGGAGTGCATCTGAATGATGTGTCACAGTCTTCCCAGGATGGTAGAAACCCTTATGAAACAGTGGAACATTGTAACCACAATGACTTCTTGGAGAAAGAACaggtgaaaacattaaaaaattcagCGGTCAGTCCTCATTCTCAGAAGAGTACTACTCCTTCAGAAGCAGTTGGCAGATTTATGCCGAGGACAACACAACTGCAGGAgcggaaaagaagaagagaagatgaTCTTAAACTAGGAATTTTTCTCAAAACAAGTACCAGTAGTAGTGAGGTTATGATTGGGCCCCAGTTACCAGACATACCGAAAGTGGATATGCAAGATGACTCATTGAATACAACTGCAAATTTAATTCGGAATAAACTTAAACAg gtggggagtcggggactcaaccgggatccttacgctggtctttgcatgtcgcgccatgtgcacttaacctgctgcactaccgcccaacccccg gtAATTTCATCAGTGTCAGAGTCTCCAGAGCACAAGCCAGAAGTGCATACAAGTCGTCCAttaaaacaaagaagaagaatataG
- the LOC103113033 gene encoding calaxin-like isoform X2 produces the protein MDQRVLNKLVESVSNTVKSFKKCEIECLIRLFQNLVKTDGRIDKTGIDRNTFQEILHNIFGMTDDMLMNRVFCAFDKDNDNHINVKEWVKGLSVFLRGTFEEKLKFCFEVYYLNGDGYISQEEIFNMLKNSLYQQSSEEESDEAIQELVDLTLKKMDYDNDGKISFADFEKAVKEERLLLEVFGQCLPEAKKCLDFEVLAFRHIPISRF, from the exons TCAAAAAATGTGAAATAGAGTGTCTCATAAGACTTTTCCAAAACTTAGTAAAAACTGATGGGAGAATTGATAAAACTGGAATAGACCGTAACACATTTCAAGAGATTCTGCACAACATATTTGGAATGACTGATGACATGCTAATGAATAGGG tattttgtgCATTTGACAAAGACAATGATAATCACATAAATGTAAAAGAGTGGGTTAAAGGATTATCAGTGTTTCTTCGAGGGACTTTTGAAGAAAAGCTCAAGT TTTGTTTTGAAGTTTATTATCTGAATGGTGATGGCTATATTTCTCAAGAAGAAATATTTAACATGTTGAAGAATAGTCTATACCAACAGTCATCTGAAGAagagagtgatgaagcaatacAAGAGTTGGTAGATTTAACACTGAAAAAAATG gaTTATGACAATGATGGCAAGATATCATTTGCAGACTTTGAGAAAGCAGTAAAAGAAGAGAGACTTTTGTTGGAAGTATTTGGACAGTGTTTACCAGAAGCAAAG AAATGTCTTGATTTTGAAGTCCTGGCATTCAGACACATCCCAATTTCTAGGTTTTGA
- the RBM48 gene encoding RNA-binding protein 48 isoform X3, giving the protein MASSGREIGSILSHHVQKSACDTRAKYREGRRPRAVKVYTINLESRYLLIQGVPAVGAMKELVERFALYGAIEQYNPLDEYPAEDFTEVYLIKFVNLQSARTAKRKMDEQSFFGGLLHVCYAPEFETVEETRKKLQERKTYITRTTKNKDHYMTKEKLITKYNKDFTQDLHLETSGFCAATSDTPGNSCPSLPYSCELPLCYFSSKYMCSSGVHLNDVSQSSQDGRNPYETVEHCNHNDFLEKEQVKTLKNSAVSPHSQKSTTPSEAVGRFMPRTTQLQERKRRREDDLKLGIFLKTSTSSSEVMIGPQLPDIPKVDMQDDSLNTTANLIRNKLKQVRYFFSNFSKRFGYKININRWRIICGN; this is encoded by the exons ATGGCGTCGAGTGGTAGGGAGATCGGCAGCATACTGAGCCACCACGTCCAAAAGTCTGCATGCGACACTCGAGCCAAGTACCGAGAGGGGCGACGACCTCGTGCTGTTAAG GTATATACAATTAATTTGGAATCTCGGTACTTATTAATTCAAGGAGTTCCTGCAGTAGGAGCAATGAAGGAACTAGTTGAGCGATTTGCTCTCTATGGTGCAATTGAGCAGTATAATCCTCTTGATGAATATCCAGCAGAAGATTTTACAGAAGTTTATCTTATTAAATTTGTGAATTTACAAAGTGCAAG GACAGCCAAGCGAAAAATGGATGAACAGAGTTTCTTTGGTGGATTGCTTCATGTATGCTATGCCCCAGAATTTGAGACAGTAGAAGAAACTAGGAAAAAATTACAAGAGAGGAAGACTTATATAACAAGAACTACTAAAAATAAAG ATCATTACATGACAAAGGAGAAACTGATTACAAAATATAACAAAGATTTTACGCAGGATTTACATTTGGAAACATCTGGATTTTGTGCTGCCACTTCAGACACCCCTGGGAACtcatgtccttcacttccttattcTTGTGAATTGCCTTTATGTTACTTCTCTTCAAAATATATGTGTTCATCAGGAGTGCATCTGAATGATGTGTCACAGTCTTCCCAGGATGGTAGAAACCCTTATGAAACAGTGGAACATTGTAACCACAATGACTTCTTGGAGAAAGAACaggtgaaaacattaaaaaattcagCGGTCAGTCCTCATTCTCAGAAGAGTACTACTCCTTCAGAAGCAGTTGGCAGATTTATGCCGAGGACAACACAACTGCAGGAgcggaaaagaagaagagaagatgaTCTTAAACTAGGAATTTTTCTCAAAACAAGTACCAGTAGTAGTGAGGTTATGATTGGGCCCCAGTTACCAGACATACCGAAAGTGGATATGCAAGATGACTCATTGAATACAACTGCAAATTTAATTCGGAATAAACTTAAACAggtaagatatttttttt cAAACTTTTCTAAGAGATTTGGTTACAAGATTAACATAAATAGATGGAGAATTATTTGTGGAAACTAG
- the LOC103113033 gene encoding calaxin-like isoform X3: protein MLDGLKKCEIECLIRLFQNLVKTDGRIDKTGIDRNTFQEILHNIFGMTDDMLMNRVFCAFDKDNDNHINVKEWVKGLSVFLRGTFEEKLKFCFEVYYLNGDGYISQEEIFNMLKNSLYQQSSEEESDEAIQELVDLTLKKMDYDNDGKISFADFEKAVKEERLLLEVFGQCLPEAKVQFNIPNSWAEKCKGAQEVAQ, encoded by the exons TCAAAAAATGTGAAATAGAGTGTCTCATAAGACTTTTCCAAAACTTAGTAAAAACTGATGGGAGAATTGATAAAACTGGAATAGACCGTAACACATTTCAAGAGATTCTGCACAACATATTTGGAATGACTGATGACATGCTAATGAATAGGG tattttgtgCATTTGACAAAGACAATGATAATCACATAAATGTAAAAGAGTGGGTTAAAGGATTATCAGTGTTTCTTCGAGGGACTTTTGAAGAAAAGCTCAAGT TTTGTTTTGAAGTTTATTATCTGAATGGTGATGGCTATATTTCTCAAGAAGAAATATTTAACATGTTGAAGAATAGTCTATACCAACAGTCATCTGAAGAagagagtgatgaagcaatacAAGAGTTGGTAGATTTAACACTGAAAAAAATG gaTTATGACAATGATGGCAAGATATCATTTGCAGACTTTGAGAAAGCAGTAAAAGAAGAGAGACTTTTGTTGGAAGTATTTGGACAGTGTTTACCAGAAGCAAAGGTACAGTTCAACATACCAAACTCGTGGGCAGAAAAATGTaaaggggcccaggaggtggcacaataa
- the LOC103113033 gene encoding calaxin-like isoform X1 — MDQRVLNKLVESVSNTVKSFKKCEIECLIRLFQNLVKTDGRIDKTGIDRNTFQEILHNIFGMTDDMLMNRVFCAFDKDNDNHINVKEWVKGLSVFLRGTFEEKLKFCFEVYYLNGDGYISQEEIFNMLKNSLYQQSSEEESDEAIQELVDLTLKKMDYDNDGKISFADFEKAVKEERLLLEVFGQCLPEAKVQFNIPNSWAEKCKGAQEVAQ; from the exons TCAAAAAATGTGAAATAGAGTGTCTCATAAGACTTTTCCAAAACTTAGTAAAAACTGATGGGAGAATTGATAAAACTGGAATAGACCGTAACACATTTCAAGAGATTCTGCACAACATATTTGGAATGACTGATGACATGCTAATGAATAGGG tattttgtgCATTTGACAAAGACAATGATAATCACATAAATGTAAAAGAGTGGGTTAAAGGATTATCAGTGTTTCTTCGAGGGACTTTTGAAGAAAAGCTCAAGT TTTGTTTTGAAGTTTATTATCTGAATGGTGATGGCTATATTTCTCAAGAAGAAATATTTAACATGTTGAAGAATAGTCTATACCAACAGTCATCTGAAGAagagagtgatgaagcaatacAAGAGTTGGTAGATTTAACACTGAAAAAAATG gaTTATGACAATGATGGCAAGATATCATTTGCAGACTTTGAGAAAGCAGTAAAAGAAGAGAGACTTTTGTTGGAAGTATTTGGACAGTGTTTACCAGAAGCAAAGGTACAGTTCAACATACCAAACTCGTGGGCAGAAAAATGTaaaggggcccaggaggtggcacaataa